Proteins found in one Syngnathus acus chromosome 9, fSynAcu1.2, whole genome shotgun sequence genomic segment:
- the LOC119127062 gene encoding tubulin beta chain-like, whose protein sequence is MREIVHLQAGQCGNQIGAKFWEVISDEHGIDPTGTYQGDSDLQLDRINVYYNEASGGKFVPRAILVDLEPGTMDSVRSGPFGQVFRPDNFVFGQSGAGNNWAKGHYTEGAELVDSVLDVVRKESESCDCLQGFQLTHSLGGGTGSGLGTLLISKIREEYPDRIMNTFSVVPSPKVSDTVVEPYNATLSVHQLVENTDETFCIDNEALYDICFRTLKLTTPSYGDLNHLVSATMSGVTTCLRFPGQLNADLRKLAVNMVPFPRLHFFMTGFAPLTSRGSQQYRALSVPELTQQMFDAKNMMAACDPRQGRYLTVAAIFRGRMSMKEVDEQMLNVQNKNSSYFVEWIPNNVKTAVCDIPPRGLKMAATFIGNSTAIQELFKRISEQFTAMFRRKAFLHWYTGEGMDEMEFTEAESNMNDLVSEYQQYQDATAEDEGEFGEDDEDMA, encoded by the exons ATGAGGGAAATTGTGCATCTCCAGGCTGGTCAGTGCGGGAATCAGATTGGTGCCAAG TTTTGGGAGGTGATAAGTGATGAGCATGGCATTGACCCAACTGGCACATACCAAGGTGACAGTGACCTGCAGTTGGACAGAATCAATGTGTACTACAATGAAGCTTCAG GTGGAAAGTTTGTTCCTCGGGCTATACTGGTTGACCTGGAGCCAGGCACAATGGACTCTGTGAGGTCTGGACCCTTTGGTCAGGTTTTCAGACCAGACAATTTTGTCTTTG GTCAGAGTGGTGCTGGTAACAATTGGGCTAAGGGTCATTACACAGAAGGTGCAGAGCTGGTGGACTCTGTCTTGGATGTAGTGAGGAAGGAGTCTGAGAGCTGTGACTGCCTGCAGGGTTTCCAGCTCACACATTCACTGGGTGGAGGTACCGGCTCCGGACTGGGCACTCTGCTTATCAGCAAAATCCGTGAAGAGTACCCAGACCGCATCATGAACACCTTCAGCGTGGTACCTTCTCCCAAAGTATCAGACACAGTGGTTGAGCCCTACAACGCGACGTTGTCTGTCCACCAGCTGGTAGAGAACACAGACGAAACCTTCTGCATCGACAATGAGGCTCTGTACGATATCTGCTTCCGTACACTGAAGCTCACCACACCCTCCTATGGCGACCTTAACCATCTGGTCTCTGCCACCATGAGTGGGGTCACCACCTGCCTCAGGTTCCCCGGACAGCTCAACGCTGACCTGCGCAAACTGGCTGTCAACATGGTGCCCTTCCCCCGTCTGCACTTTTTCATGACTGGCTTCGCACCCCTCACTAGCAGAGGCAGCCAGCAGTACAGGGCCCTATCTGTGCCCGAGCTCACCCAACAGATGTTTGATGCGAAAAACATGATGGCCGCCTGCGACCCACGCCAAGGGCGCTACCTGACTGTTGCTGCCATCTTCCGTGGCCGCATGTCCATGAAGGAGGTGGATGAGCAGATGCTCAACGTGcagaacaaaaacagcagctaCTTTGTCGAATGGATTCCCAACAACGTCAAGACCGCAGTGTGTGACATTCCGCCTCGTGGcctcaagatggccgccacctTCATTGGCAACAGCACAGCCATCCAAGAGCTGTTCAAGCGCATCTCTGAGCAATTTACAGCCATGTTCAGGCGCAAAGCTTTCCTCCACTGGTACACAGGCGAGGGCATGGATGAGATGGAGTTTACAGAGGCAGAGAGCAACATGAATGACCTGGTGTCAGAGTACCAGCAGTACCAGGATGCTACTGCTGAGGATGAGGGTGAATTCGGCGAGGATGATGAAGATATGGCttaa
- the LOC119126955 gene encoding tubulin beta-1 chain: protein MREIVHLQAGQCGNQIGAKFWEVISDEHGIDPTGTYHGDSDLQLDRINVYYNEASGGKYVPRAVLVDLEPGTMDSVRSGPFGQVFRPDNFVFGQSGAGNNWAKGHYTEGAELVDSVLDVVRKEAESCDCLQGFQLTHSLGGGTGSGMGTLLISKIREEYPDRIMNTFSVVPSPKVSDTVVEPYNATLSVHQLVENTDETYCIDNEALYDICFRTLKLTTPSYGDLNHLVSATMSGVTTCLRFPGQLNADLRKLAVNMVPFPRLHFFMPGFAPLTSRGSQQYRSLTVPELTQQMFDAKNMMAACDPRHGRYLTVAAIFRGRMSMKEVDEQMLNVQNKNSSYFVEWIPNNVKTAVCDIPPRGLKMAATFIGNSTAIQELFKRISEQFTAMFRRKAFLHWYTGEGMDEMEFTEAESNMNDLVSEYQQYQDATAEEEGEFGEDEEEEMP, encoded by the exons atgagGGAAATTGTGCATCTTCAGGCTGGCCAGTGTGGAAACCAGATTGGTGCCAAG TTCTGGGAGGTGATTAGTGATGAGCATGGCATCGACCCAACTGGTACTTACCATGGTGACAGTGATCTTCAACTGGACAGGATCAATGTCTACTACAATGAAGCTTCAG GTGGAAAATATGTTCCCCGGGCTGTGCTTGTTGACCTGGAGCCAGGCACAATGGACTCTGTGAGGTCGGGACCTTTTGGTCAGGTTTTCAGACCAGACAATTTTGTCTTTG GTCAGAGTGGTGCTGGTAACAACTGGGCTAAGGGTCATTACACAGAAGGTGCAGAGCTGGTGGACTCTGTCTTGGATGTGGTGAGGAAAGAGGCTGAGAGCTGTGACTGCCTGCAGGGTTTCCAGCTCACACATTCATTGGGTGGTGGTACCGGCTCCGGAATGGGCACTCTGCTCATCAGCAAAATCCGTGAAGAGTACCCAGACCGCATCATGAACACCTTCAGCGTGGTGCCTTCTCCCAAAGTATCAGACACGGTGGTTGAGCCCTACAACGCAACGCTGTCGGTCCACCAGTTGGTAGAGAACACAGATGAGACCTACTGCATCGACAATGAGGCTCTGTACGATATCTGCTTCCGTACCCTCAAGCTCACCACTCCCTCCTACGGTGACCTTAACCACCTGGTTTCTGCCACCATGAGCGGCGTCACCACCTGCCTCAGGTTCCCCGGACAGCTCAACGCTGACCTGCGCAAACTGGCTGTCAACATGGTGCCCTTCCCCCGTCTGCACTTCTTCATGCCAGGCTTCGCACCCCTCACAAGCAGAGGCAGCCAGCAGTACAGGTCCCTCACTGTGCCTGAGCTCACCCAGCAGATGTTTGACGCGAAAAACATGATGGCCGCCTGTGACCCACGCCACGGGCGCTACCTGACCGTTGCTGCCATCTTCCGTGGCCGCATGTCCATGAAGGAGGTAGATGAGCAGATGCTCAACGTGcagaacaaaaacagcagctaCTTTGTCGAATGGATCCCCAACAATGTCAAGACCGCAGTGTGTGACATTCCCCCTCGTGGcctcaagatggccgccacctTCATTGGCAACAGCACAGCCATCCAAGAGCTGTTCAAACGTATCTCTGAGCAATTTACGGCTATGTTCAGGCGCAAAGCTTTCCTCCACTGGTACACAGGTGAGGGCATGGATGAGATGGAGTTCACAGAGGCAGAGAGCAACATGAATGACCTGGTGTCAGAGTATCAGCAGTACCAGGATGCTACTgctgaggaggagggagaatttggtgaggatgaggaagaagagatGCCCTAA